The proteins below are encoded in one region of Ursus arctos isolate Adak ecotype North America unplaced genomic scaffold, UrsArc2.0 scaffold_24, whole genome shotgun sequence:
- the NKIRAS2 gene encoding NF-kappa-B inhibitor-interacting Ras-like protein 2, with protein MGKSCKVVVCGQASVGKTSILEQLLYGNHVVGSEMIETQEDIYVGSIETDRGVREQVRFYDTRGLRDGAELPRHCFSCTDGYVLVYSTDSRESFQRVELLKKEIDKSKDKKEVTIVVLGNKCDLQEQRRVDPDVAQHWAKSEKVKLWEVSVADRRSLLEPFIYLASKMTQPQSKSAFPLSRKNKGSGSLDG; from the exons ATGGGGAAGAGCTGCAAGGTGGTCGTGTGTGGCCAAGCATCTGTGGGCAAAACTTCAATCCTGGAGCAGCTTCTGTATGGGAACCATGTAGTAG GTTCTGAGATGATTGAGACCCAGGAAGACATCTACGTGGGCTCCATTGAGACCGACCGGGGGGTGCGGGAGCAGGTGCGTTTCTACGACACCCGGGGGCTCCGAGATGGGGCTGAACTGCCCCGGCACTGCTTCTCCTGCACTGACGGCTATGTCCTGGTCTACAGCACGGACAGCCGAGAGTCCTTTCAGCGGGTGGAGCTGCTCAAGAAGGAGATCGACAAATCCAAGGACAAGAaggag GTCACCATCGTGGTCCTGGGCAACAAGTGTGACCTGCAGGAGCAGCGGCGTGTCGACCCCGACGTGGCTCAGCACTGGGCCAAGTCCGAGAAGGTGAAGCTCTGGGAGGTATCTGTGGCCGACCGCCGTTCTCTGCTGGAGCCCTTCATCTACCTGGCCAGCAAGATGACCCAGCCCCAGAGCAAGTCTGCTTTCCCCCTCAGCCGCAAGAACAAGGGCAGTGGCTCCTTGGA